In the Gorilla gorilla gorilla isolate KB3781 chromosome 1, NHGRI_mGorGor1-v2.1_pri, whole genome shotgun sequence genome, TGCAAGGAGTTCACTAAGGAGGGAAGATCAACATGGTTCCTGCCTTCATGAAGCTTACAACCTAGGAAACAAATGAGTCATTAATTATACATTAGCTACCTGCTCTGAAGAAAAGAGCAGCTGTTGGGATGTAGGATCACCAGGTGGCCTCTTTTAGGGAGGGAGGTCATGGAACAAGTCACGTGAAGAGAGAACAGGAGTCTTAAGGAGAGGACACAACAAGTGTAAAGTCTCCAAGAAGAGAAAGCATTGATGGGTGTGAGGACCAGAGAGAGGAGGCTAGTGTGTCTGCAGCTAAATCagcaaaggggagagggaggagaggcgaGGTGGGCAGAGGCAAGATCATGTGAGACAGAAGGGAGCTCTTGGGGGCTTACAGACCAGTGGGACAGACAAACCTGTACACAGATTGTCACAACATGGTACAGTAAGGTTACTTAATAaacatctggctgggcacagtggctcatgcctgtaattcctgcactttgggaggccaagacgggtggatcacctgaggtcaggagttcgagaccagcctggtcaatatgatgaaaccccgtctctattaaaaatacaaaaaagtagccaggtgtggcagcgggcgcctgaaatcccagatCAGTGAGACAGACGCCATTGGTGGGAGGGAAGTGTTATGATCTGAACTGACACGTTATCAAAGGGTCACTCTGACTGCTGAGTGCAGAACAGACTGGAATGGGGAGCAGGAGCCCCACTAGAAGGCCACTGCAGTCATTCAGGCAAGAGATGGGGAGGGCTCTGAAGTGGAAAAAGCAGATGGATTTAGATCTCTAGCTAAGTGCTGCAGCAGCTCGGCCTCATTCTGTGACAGTCACAGAAGGCTTCCTGAGGAGGTGGTCTTGTAGCGGTGTCTTGAAGAATTAGTTTGCCAGGCAAatgaagtccaaggttgaggaggACCCTCTAGGAGAGAGAACAGCTAGGATAGAGGAAGAGAGATATAGGGGGAAGGCTCTGTTCTATCTTCTTAGAGGGTAGGAAGGTGATGGGAAGCACCCAGGCCAGGATAGAGAGACTTCTAGAGCCAGAAATCAAAGGGTTGTGGAGGTCAAGCCATTGTTGAAAAGTTGTTaagtggggccaggcatggtggctcacacctgtaatcccagcactttgggaggtcaaggtgggtgaatcatttgaggtcaaaagttcgaaactggccgggcacagtggctcacgcctgtaatcccagcactttgggaggccgaggcaggcagattacctgaggtcaggagttcgagaccagcctgaccaacatggtgaaaccctgtctctactgaaaatacaaaattagctgggcatggtggcacatgcctgtaatcccagctagttgggaggctgaggcaggagaattgctttaacacgggaggcagaggttgcggtgagctgagattgcaccactgcatttcagcctgggcaacaagagcgaaactccctctcaaaaaagaaaagttcgagaccagcctgaccaacatggtgaaaccctgtctctacttaaaaagtacagaaaattggccgggcacggtggctcatgcctgtaatcccagcactttggaaggccaaggcgggcggatcacaaggtcaggagatcgagaccatcctggctaacatggtgaaatgctgtctctactaaaaatacaaaaaattagccgggcatggtggcgggtgcctgtaatctcagaatctcagctacttgggaggctgaggcacaagaatcccttgaacctgggaggtggaggttgcagtgagctgagactgtgccactgcactccagcctgggcagcagagtgagactcaggctcaaaaaagaaaagttgctAACTGGAAGAGATATGGTCAAATATATGATTTGTGAGGGCCAGCATAGGAGAGGCCTGGAAGCTGCTGAGATGCAGTGAGGCATACAGAGGGAATACAAGGGGACAGAACCTGAAggacttttttaaattaattaattaattttattttttattatttttattttatttttttattacactttaagttctacggtacatgtacacaatgtgcaggtttgatacataggtatacatgtgccatgttggtttgctgcacccatcaactcatcatttacattaggtatttctcctaaagctatccctccccaagccccccacaccccagcaggccctggtgtgtgctgttccccctctgtgtccaagtgatctcattgttcaattgccacttatgagtgagaacatgcagtgtttggttttctgtccttgtgatactttgctgagaatgatggtttccagcttcatctgtgtccctgcaaaggacatgaactcatccttttttatggctgcatagtattccgtggtgtatatgtgccacattttctttttttatatatataatatatatatttttattatactctaagttctagagtatatgtgcacaatgtgcaggtttgttacatatgtatacatgtgccgtgttggtgtgctgcacccattaactcatcatttacattaggtatatctcctaatgctatccctcctccctcccccagaaCCTGAAGGGTCTCTTTCCCCCTGAGTGGGGAAAAGAGACTGGGCAGTTTTGGGGGCCTCAGGGACACTCAGGTGGAGGTGCCGTGGACCCATGGAAGGCACagcagagggagcatggcctcCAGCATCATTCAATCCTAGCTTTACATCCTGGCCTGCTGCATTGAAACCCTGTGCCCCTGAGCAGCCTGCAAATGGGAAATGACAAAACTCATGCCTAGAGGGTAGCTGTGGACATTAGATGGGAAGTTGCATGTAAAAGCTCTCAAAATGTACATTTGGCTAGTAAGGGGTCAATAATTGCTAGCTATATATTGTCAGTTACAGGTGTGGCAGTTGTGAAGTCAGAACTGGCCTGGAGATGATTAAGAGATCTGttggcttaaaaaaatttttttaatgggtgcatagtgggtgtatatatttattgggaTACGTGACCTgttggcattcattcattcattcattcatttaagacagggtttcactctgttgcgcaggctggagtgcaatgccatgatcacagctcactacagcctcaaatccctgggctcaggcgatcctcctgcctcagctgttGGGTTTTAAATGGGGACTGATGGCAGTGGAATGTCCAGGATGACCCCAGGAGAGTGTGGAACAGGGCTTGGGACTAACCTGGGCCACCATCGATTAAGAGAGGGTTAGGAGAAGCAGATGGGGGAAggcggggagaggaggggaggaggaagaggaaggagaggaagtgcCCCCTAAGGAGCCTGAGGAGAACCAAAAGAGGCTGGTGCCAGGGCAGGAGTGGCAGCCGTGGGGAAGGCTGCGGAGAGGCCCAGTTGGCCTAGTAATGGCGTCACCCCTGACGTGGCCAGAGGGTGTGGTAGGCCGGAGGCAGACACAGCGGATGAGGGGCAGAAGGGAGGCGGGTGGAGGGGTACAGTGCATGGAGAGGGAGCACCGAAGCTGAGCTTGGGCAGCCAGAGGGCAGGGGCCAGCTAGGGCCCGGCCCAGCGGTCATGGGGCCTGGGTGGAGGGTGTACAAAGCGGGGCCTGCACCGAGCGCTGAAGACAGGGAAGTGACCTCGTCTCGAATCCAGATTTTTGCCACTGCCTCTCTCCGTGACCTCGAACGAGTCACTCATcttgtctgagcctcagtttcctcacctgtgaagtaAGGATCAAAGCAGTCGGTACTTACCAGAATTTTCAAGAAGCTGCCCTTGGAGGCACATAGTAACCACGCCAGCCACCAGTCCTGGACCCCACCTGCTTTAGTCCAAGCCCCGCCCCAGACCCCCGAACTCACCTGGCCGCGCACGCTAGCCACGCCCCTAACTGGCCCCGCCTTCACCTGGCTCCGCCCCGACCGACGAGCCCCGCCCCACCTGCCTCTCCCACTGGCCACACCCCCACCTGGCGGCGCCCCGGTTGCCCAGGTCTCGCTCCGCACACGCTCAGCTGAGCCCAGTCTGGGAGGGACGCGCCCGGCAGCTGTCCACCGCTCCcggccaccgcccccggccaccCCCCCACCGAGCCCATGGAGGCTGCGGGACCCCGCGCCTTGCGGACTGCGCTCTGTGGCGGCTGTTGCTGCCTCCTTCTATGTGCCCAGCTGGCTGTGGCTGGTAACTCGCGGCAGGGTCTGGCTAGGGGCTCGACGGGGACGGATGGAGCTTGCACCTCAGCCAGCCGTCTCCCCAGGAGCAGCCTGGGCTTGAGGGGAGGGGGCTTTCCGGCCAAGTGCAGGCCTccaggggtgggagagggggcTCCAGCTCTGTGTGGAGCCCTGTGTGTAAATATAGGCCCCAGGTGTGGGGCCTAGGGAGCTTCAGGTGGTCTGGGGGAGGTGGCTCCAGCTGAATCTGGGAACCCCAGGTGTATGCAAAGGGAGGGGCTCTGGGTGAATGTGGGGAGGCTCTAGGTGTGTGTAGACCTCCGCTGTGGAAGCTCCAGGTGTGCGCTGGGGCTTGGGGATCCAGGGGTGAGTGTGAGAGCCCAGATGTGTGCAGAGGGGCGAGGGCCACCGGTGTGTTGGGTGGGAGGGTGGGCGGGTGCCACAGCTTGGCTTCGAGGAATTCTCCCTTCCCACTCCACCGCACTACCAGGTAAAGGAGCTCGAGGCTTTGGGAGGGGAGCCCTGATCCGCCTGAATATCTGGCCGGCGGTCCAAGGGGCCTGCAAACAGCTGGAGGTCTGTGAGCACTGCGTGGAGGGAGACAGAGCGCGCAATCTCTCCAGCTGCGTGTGGGAGCAGTGCCGGCCAGAGGAGCCAGGTATGGAGCTGAGCCCTCCCCAGATTGAGTGCCCCCAGCTCTGAACCCCAAGGCCCTGGCCCCTCTCCCCAAACCTCCCCCCTGCACCTTCTCTCACCAGGACACTGTGTGGCCCAATCTGAGGTGGTCAAGGAAGGTTGCTCCATCTACAACCGCTCAGAGGCATGTCCAGGTAAGGGGGTTCTTGCACCTAAGCCAAGTTGCGTGGGTCTCCCCAGCCATAGCCTGCCCCCCAGGAGGAAACAGCCTCTCTCAGGCGGTGGATTTTGCTCACCCATACCTGGGCCCGGTATCAGTTCTGCCTTTAGCTCACTGAGAagtcccctcctctctctgcctatttcctcatctgaaaattagTACAGGTGTGTGGAGGGGATGGGAGTGTTAGCTCTTCTTCTAGTTTAAGGCATAGCAAGGACTTTGGAAGTTCAGAGGGAATGAGAGGGagtgcttcctggaggaggtggcatcaGTAATGAGCCTGGAAggtagagatggagagagagcacATCTGGTGGAGGGAACTGTGTGACTGGGGCTTGCAAGTATGTTGGATGTCTAGAGCAGGGACAGGGCTGCATCTGAATTGGAAGTTTAGCGGTGAGTGGGGGCTGGGGTCTTGATGGGAGTCAAGGAGTGGGAAGGCTGCTTTGCTATGGATCACCTGTCTCCTCAGCTGCTCACCACCACCCCACCTATGAACCGAAGACAGCCACAACAGGTGAGTACTCCCTGGAGACGGGGCAGTGGGAGGAGCAGAGGTGCAGGGGAAGATAGCTCTGGGCTCAGGCACTGACATGCTCTGTGACCTCGGCCCTGCGCCTTCTCCCTCGCCTGTCtccacatctgtgaaatgggttggATGATGCCTTTCTCATAGAGTTGCTCTGCAGGTTTTATGAGAAGCTGTACAGTGCCCACTTCAGTGTCTGACTCACTGAAGGCAATCAAGAAATGACAGTTCCCATCCCTCCTCCCCATTGCCAGTTCTGGGAACTCAAGGTCACCCCTCGGGATTTGTCCTTGGAGGTGAGGGTGTGTGGCTCGAGTTGCTCAGGAGACATCCTCAGTGCCTGCCTACTGCACCCTCCAGGCCCAGAGAGGGTCACAAGGCAGGTTCCTGGTGGAGTAGAGGCAAGAATGCCACCCTTTGGTTCCCGCTCCCTCTCAGGGGCTGGAGGTCACCAGACTTGGCAGGGATGGCTGAAGAGGCCCTTGGTTAATTAAAGCCAGAAACCGATCTCAGAAGCTGAATTATTGATGGCTCAGCTCCCTCAGCTGGAGCCCCGGATCAGCCTCGTGTGGCTCATTTATCCCCTCTTCTGCTCCTCATCCCCCAGCTTCCTTCTCTGGGGCTCCCTGAGCGGGAGCTGGGACCATTGTTTGCCCTTCATATTGTCAGACTCCTTCCACCCCTTACACCTTCTGGGAGGGAGACCCAGTTCAGGCTGGGCCCCTTTCCACTGTCCCAGAATGATCTTCCATCCACCAGCCCTGCCCTGTTCTGGgcacccagcccagggcctgAAATCAAATCCCTGCTAGGAGTGGACAGGTACCGTGGCACAGCTGGGAGCCACCCAGGCATAGCCTGGCAAccatggccctaaagccctacctTCTAAGGGGCAGAGGAGATGGTCAGGGGATCCTGTGTGAGTCTGGCTGTGTGCTGTGAGGTGACTTTGGCCAAGCCTGTCCCTCAGCCATGTTCCCCCCGACACACACTGTCCAGTCCTCGCTTACCCACTTAGCAGGGTGACAGTTGGGGCCTCCACTTCTCCCCCTGCTCCTTCCCTCTCTGAGGGCTCTGACATTGGGTGACACTGAGGTCTTAGGGCTTAGGAGTCCTGAAAAGGGACTATATCGTCTGCATCTTGGCTCTGAACCCTGAGGTCCAAGGCTGAAAGGAATTGTGAGCAGGGTGGGGTCTGAGTTCTGGCTCTGTCTTCACCCTATTGGGCTagtgaggcccagggagggtGGGAGCCCAGTCACTGGTCCAAGCCACCTATTGGACCATGTGAtcatgaggcccagagagaatgTGGGTGGCATAAAAGCCACAGAGCAAGCCaggagcagagccagggctgGACAGCACCCCACCCTCCCCTGCCACTGTTCCTCCCATCAGGCGCTTCCCAACTGCCTGCGGGATCTGGTCTAAACTGAGCCCAGGGTTCAAGCACCCCATACTGAGGACCGGGGCCTCCAGGTTACTTGTGCCGGTTATGAGGGTAGGACTGGGATCCTGGTTCACAGTGACTGCTATGACCCCTGCCCTGCCTTACCCCTGCAGGGAGCCCCCCAGTCCCTGAGGCCCACAGCCCTGGATTTGACGGGGCCAGCTTTATCGGAGGTGTCGTGCTGGTGTTGAGCCTACAGGCTGTGGCTTTCTTTGTGCTGCACTTCCTCAAGGCCAAGGACAGCACCTACCAGACGCTGTGAGTACCTGGCCAGCAGCAAGT is a window encoding:
- the CD164L2 gene encoding CD164 sialomucin-like 2 protein, with protein sequence MEAAGPRALRTALCGGCCCLLLCAQLAVAGKGARGFGRGALIRLNIWPAVQGACKQLEVCEHCVEGDRARNLSSCVWEQCRPEEPGHCVAQSEVVKEGCSIYNRSEACPAAHHHPTYEPKTATTGSPPVPEAHSPGFDGASFIGGVVLVLSLQAVAFFVLHFLKAKDSTYQTLI